The DNA window GCTAGGCGGCGCTGGGAGATTTTTCGTTCCTTGCGCCGCTTTATCGCTTCTTTGACAAGTAAGTCCCAATTGAGTCGAATGTCCCGTTCCATCTTTTCTTTATTTGCTGATGCAATTTGTCTTTAATATGCTGGTCGACATTTTTCGAGGCATCAATAGCGCTGTGGGCCCTGTCAAGACGACTAGCGAAGTCAGAAACCGCCAACATAATTGCCCTGTCGGGTAGTCCGAACAGATTGCCCAGTCGGACTATGTTTTTCGGGCTGATGCTGCCGATTCTCATGTTCTCTGTCCCTGCAATTCCCAGCGCCAGCGTCTGGTATTCAGGGTAACAGGCGGTAGCGACAAGATCATAGCAAGGAGCGAGGCGCAATCCGCTTTCTGTATACTCCATAGCGAAATTTTTAAGGTGCGCATCTGTATTTCCCGTGAGAATACAGGCCATTACCTGGCGAAACAGGGTATCGCACTCTGCCCGCAAGCATATATCTCTGTTTTGGATGATAAAATTGGCCATGTCCTCGTAACAGGCCAAGTATTTATCCTCCGAGTGATTACCGAGCAACTGGTTAAATTCCTCAAAGTGAATTTGCTTGCCGTCTTCAGCCCTGTCGAACCGTTTGATGAGCAGAGCTCTTTCCGAAACGCCCTGAAGCGGTCTCAAAGTCATCTCCACAACGATGTCTTTCTTAAGAAGAGCCCTGCACGCCTGCGTAGTGATGTACTCAAGTCCCAGAATATCGGGCAGTGTTGGAGGCGGGAGCTTGGCTATATGGGTTGCCCGCTCACCGCGCTCCACGGGGCGGAACACACGG is part of the Rhodothermaceae bacterium genome and encodes:
- a CDS encoding type II toxin-antitoxin system HipA family toxin; this encodes MAINLWGKVYYRDTFAGILSREAGGRYVFTYDESYLQSSLPAISYTLPLRAEPHLSEYGLHSFFDNLCAEGWLKNVQARALGLWRNDRFALLLAFGTDLAGAVSIIDPDPAGDIKIDHNDPEIIAALSARASLSGVQPKMGAIKEGRVFRPVERGERATHIAKLPPPTLPDILGLEYITTQACRALLKKDIVVEMTLRPLQGVSERALLIKRFDRAEDGKQIHFEEFNQLLGNHSEDKYLACYEDMANFIIQNRDICLRAECDTLFRQVMACILTGNTDAHLKNFAMEYTESGLRLAPCYDLVATACYPEYQTLALGIAGTENMRIGSISPKNIVRLGNLFGLPDRAIMLAVSDFASRLDRAHSAIDASKNVDQHIKDKLHQQIKKRWNGTFDSIGTYLSKKR